The following are encoded in a window of Panicum virgatum strain AP13 chromosome 5N, P.virgatum_v5, whole genome shotgun sequence genomic DNA:
- the LOC120676127 gene encoding uncharacterized protein LOC120676127 isoform X2: MRGRDVPKQELDNRSLLCMEFLSRSSSGDAPLVAFGSSDGVIRVLSMLTWKLVRRYTGGHKGAIACLMTYMSAAGEVHLVSGGSDGLLILWSADHIHDSRELVPKISMKAHDGGVVAVELSRVMGSAPQLITIGADKTLAIWDTVTFKEIRRIKPVPKLACHSVASWCHPRAPNLDILTCVKDSHIWAIEHPTYSALTRPLCELSSLVPPQVLAQHKKLRVYCMVAHPLQPHLVATGTNIGIILSEFDPRALPAIAPLPTPTGNKEHSAVYIVERELKLLNFQLSNTANPSLGNAGVASDTGRLRNESIEQLVVKQTKKHISTPAPHDSYSVLSVSSSGKYVAIVWPDIPSFAVYKASDWSVVDSGTGKLFAWDTCRDRYALVESALAPRMPLVVKGGSSKKAKEAAAAAAQAAAAAASAASAATVQVRILLDDGTAHVLQRSIDGRSEPVIGLHGGALLGVTYRTSRRISPLTATAISTVQSMPLSGFGGSGSSFASDDPFSSKEGPPQNFQLYSWETYQPVSGLLAQPEWTVWDQTVEYCAFAYQQYIVISSLRPQFRYLGDVSIPFATGAVWHRRQLFVATPTTIECVFVDAGVAAIDIETKKRKEEMKAREAQSRAVAEHGDLALITVEAPQVTASEKVSLRPPMLQVVRLASFQHAPSIPPFIVPKQSKLDGDDSVFQKELDGRRYSEVAVAGGGVSVAVTRFPPEQKRPIGPLVVVGVRDGVLWLVDRYMCAHALSLSHPGIRCRCLAAYGDPVSAVKWATRLGREHHDDLAQFMLGMGYANEALHLPGISKRLEFDLAMQSNDLKRALACLLTMSNSRDVGQETAAADATDVTQILNLAVAKQAKQESLSDAVQGIVKFVKEFFDLIDAADATGQADIAREVLKRLAAAASVKGALHGQMLRGLALRLANHGELTRLSGLVTNLIAAGHGREAAFAAAVLGDNALMEKAWQDTGMLAEAVLHAQAHGRPSLRNLVIAWNKMLQKELDHTPTVKTDAAAAFLASLEDPKLTSLGETEKKPPIEILPPGMPPLSAPPIVIKKSGTKPGLPNAAQASNGPIGAPMIQGATAPQGTQMVQGAPIAPGAPGAQGVPINQSAAAPAQGTDEAKPSEATAADAATPAAEVAAVPGSEEATAAPGTEEAPAAPVTDAASNTDPAAAPAPAADTNSADAPGVTPVEAATAAPSTEIPEATDKPSSTEASPPPPPPPPAYESVV, from the exons ATGAGGGGCCGTGACGTTCCTAAACAGGAGCTTGACAACAGATCACTTCTATG TATGGAGTTCCTCTCTAGGTCATCTTCTGGTGATGCCCCTCTCGTTGCCTTTGGGTCATCTGATGGCGTAATCAGAGTTCTTTCAATGTTAACATGGAAG CTTGTGCGAAGGTATACAGGTGGGCACAAAGGAGCAATAGCTTGCTTAATGACATACATGTCTGCAGCTGGTGAG GTACATTTAGTTTCTGGTGGCAGTGATGGCCTGTTGATATTATGGAGTGCTGATCATATACATGACTCGCGTGAGCTTGTACCCAAGATTAGTATGAAG GCTCATGATGGAGGTGTAGTTGCAGTTGAGCTTTCAAGGGTGATGGGGAGTGCTCCCCAGCTCATTACAATAGGGGCTGATAAAACTTTAGCCATATGGGATACTGTTACTTTCAAG GAAATCAGGCGTATTAAACCAGTACCTAAACTTGCTTGTCATAGTGTTGCATCATGGTGTCATCCCCGTGCACCAAACCTTGATATTCTAACTTGTGTCAAGGACTCTCATATTTG GGCCATAGAGCACCCAACTTATTCTGCTTTAACAAGACCACTCTGCGAATTGTCATCACTAGTTCCTCCCCAGGTCCTTGCACAGCATAAGAAATTGAGG GTTTATTGCATGGTGGCACACCCCTTACAGCCACATCTTGTTGCTACTGGAACTAATATTGGTATCATATTAAGCGAGTTTGATCCAAGAGCACTTCCAGCTATTGCTCCTTTACCGACGCCTACAGGAAACAAGGAGCATTCTGCTGTTTACATAGTTGAAAGAGAACTTAAGCTACTGAATTTCCAATTGTCAAACACAGCAAATCCGTCCCTTGGGAATGCTGGTGTTGCATCTGATACAGGAAGATTAAGGAATGAATCGATAGAACAGTTGGTTGTAAAGCAGACCAAGAAGCATATCAGCACTCCGGCTCCCCACGATTCTTATTCAGTCCTTTCAGTTAGCAGTTCTGGAAA GTATGTTGCAATTGTATGGCCTGATATTCCTTCATTTGCTGTATACAAAGCAAGTGATTGGTCAGTTGTTGATTCAGGCACAGGGAAGCTTTTTGCCTGGGATACCTGTCGAGACAGATATGCTTTAGTGGAGAGTGCATTGGCTCCTAGAATGCCACTAGTTGTGAAAGGCGGTTCTTCTAAAAAGGCAAAAgaagcagctgctgcagcagctcaagcagcagcagcagcagctagtgcAGCTTCTGCTGCAACAGTACAAGTGCGCATCTTATTAGATGATGGAACAGCACATGTTTTGCAGAGATCGATTGATGGTCGTAGTGAGCCG GTTATTGGATTGCATGGTGGTGCTTTGCTTGGTGTCACATACCGTACATCTCGTAGAATCAGTCCGTTGACGGCAACAGCTATCTCAACTGTTCAATCGATGCCCCTATCAGGTTTTGGTGGAAGTGGATCATCTTTTGCTTCTGATGATCCATTTTCTTCTAAAGAAGGGCCTCCACAAAATTTCCAGCTATACAG CTGGGAGACCTATCAGCCTGTAAGCGGCTTACTTGCACAACCTGAGTGGACCGTGTGGGACCAAACTGTTGAGTACTGTGCATTCGCTTATCAGCAGTACATTGTAATTTCTTCCTTGCGACCCCAATTTAGGTACCTTggagatgtttcaattcccttTGCAACTGGTGCCGTTTGGCATCGAAGACAGTTATTTGtggcaacaccaacaacaatcGA GTGTGTCTTTGTTGATGCTGGAGTGGCAGCTATTGACATtgaaacaaaaaagagaaaagaagaaatGAAAGCAAGAGAAGCTCAGAGCCGGGCAGTTGCAGAGCATGGAGATTTGGCTCTCATCACAGTTGAAGCTCCCCAGGTTACTGCTAGTGAAAAAGTATCATTAAGACCACCAATGTTGCAG GTTGTTCGTTTAGCCTCCTTTCAGCACGCTCCATCAATACCACCATTTATAGTGCCAAAGCAATCCAAATTGGATGGAGATGATTCAGTTTTTCAGAAAGAACTGGATGGCAGAAGATATTCTGAAGTTGCTGTTGCTGGAGGAGGGGTGTCTGTTGCAGTAACTCGCTTCCCTCCTGAGCAGAAGAGACCTATTGGACCTCTTGTTGTGGTTGGTGTAAGAGATGGAGTTCTCTGGCTTGTTGACAG GTATATGTGTGCACATGCCTTGTCACTCAGCCATCCTGGTATAAGATGCCGTTGCCTTGCAGCATATGGGGATCCTGTTAGTGCTGTGAAATG GGCAACAAGACTTGGCCGAGAGCATCACGATGACCTGGCTCAGTTTATGCTGGGTATGGGCTATGCCAATGAAGCTCTTCATTTGCCTGGAATATCTAAGAG GTTGGAGTTCGACCTTGCAATGCAGAGCAATGACCTGAAAAGAGCACTCGCTTGTTTATTGACAATGAGCAACAGCCGAGATGTGGGACAAGAAACAGCTGCCGCTGATGCCACTGATGTTACACAGATTCTTAACTTGGCGGTAGCTAAGCAAGCTAAGCAAGAAAGCCTTTCAGACGCTGTGCAGGGAATAGTGAAATTTGTCAAGGAATTTTTTGATCTTATTGACGCAGCAGATGCCACTGGGCAAGCTGATATTGCTCGTGAAGTTCTTAAGAGATTAGCAGCTGCAGCTTCTGTAAAAGGAGCTCTGCATGGACAGATGCTGCGAGGCCTGGCACTCCGTCTTGCAAACCATGGGGAGCTTACTAGATTGTCG GGTTTGGTAACCAATCTGATCGCAGCTGGCCATGGACGTGAAGCAGCATTTGCTGCTGCAGTTCTGGGAGATAATGCCCTAATGGAGAAAGCATGGCAGGACACAGGAATGTTGGCTGAGGCTGTTTTACATGCTCAA GCCCATGGTCGTCCATCATTAAGGAACTTGGTTATAGCATGGAACAAGATGCTACAGAAGGAGCTGGATCACACACCAACAGTAAAAACTGATGCTGCTGCAGCTTTCTTGGCTTCTCTTGAGGATCCGAAACTCACCAGCTTGGGAGAAACTGAGAAAAAGCCTCCCATTGAAATACTTCCTCCTGGGATGCCTCCCTTATCAGCACCTCCGATTGTGATTAAAAAGTCTGGCACAAAACCTGGCCTACCTAATGCAGCACAGGCCTCAAATGGACCTATAGGTGCTCCCATGATTCAGGGTGCCACCGCGCCTCAAGGCACCCAAATGGTTCAGGGCGCTCCCATCGCTCCAGGTGCTCCTGGGGCTCAAGGAGTTCCCATAAATCAAAGTGCTGCTGCTCCAGCGCAGGGAACTGATGAGGCAAAGCCATCGGAAGCTACAGCTGCTGATGCAGCTACCCCAGCTGCAGAAGTTGCAGCAGTCCCCGGCAGTGAGGAAGCTACAGCAGCTCCAGGCACCGAGGAagccccagcagctccagttacAGATGCAGCAAGCAACACTGATCCGGCTGCTGCTCCAGCTCCTGCAGCGGACACCAATAGCGCTGATGCACCTGGTGTTACACCCGTTGAAGCTGCAACTGCTGCCCCCTCAACCGAGATACCCGAGGCAACGGATAAGCCATCGTCAACAGAGGCATccccgccacctccacctccacctccagccTATGAATCTGTTGTATAA
- the LOC120672164 gene encoding D-inositol 3-phosphate glycosyltransferase-like translates to MALLTSPQRPRKQRCPPHQMMSLSPSLLSLILLIPFLSLLLLHRSSFPGSSSCSPALAGSASRRVSAEGFSGDLRDIEFSWNHLPLSASRPPPAKLKIAVFSRKWPVASAPGGMERHAHTLHTALAARGHRVHVFTSPPPHTEAAPSPSPDGPHLHFLDGEPGQWRCDEAWKLYETEGENDPFDVIHSESVAVFHRWARGVDNLVVSWHGISLEALHSGIFQDLARGEDEPMSPALNQTLGQSVFRVLSEVRFFRSYAHQVAISDSTGEMLRDVYQIPSRRVHVILNGVDEAQFEPDYTLGRAFREEVGVPRGADLVLGVSGRLVKDKGHPLLYEAFSKLVLRHPNVYLLIAGKGPWENRYMDLGRNAKVLGAVPPAKLKAFYNALDVFVDPTLRPQGLDLTLMEAMQCGKPVVATRFPSIKGSIVVDGEFGHMFAPNAESLLERLEAVVAEGARRAARRGRACREYARSMFAATKMALAYERLFLCVKNETFCAYPTEFD, encoded by the coding sequence ATGGCGCTGCTCACCTCGCCGCAGAGGCCCAGGAAGCAGCGGTGCCCGCCCCATCAGATGATGTCCCTCTCGCCGTCCCTCCTCTCCCTCATCCTactcatccccttcctctcccttcTGCTCCTCCACCGCTCCTCCTTCCCGGGCTCCTCCTCGTGCTCGCCAGCCCTGGCGGGTTCCGCCTCGCGCCGGGTAAGCGCGGAAGGCTTCTCGGGGGACCTGCGCGACATCGAGTTCTCGTGGAACCACCTGCCGCTCTCGGCGTCCAGGCCACCGCCCGCCAAGCTCAAGATCGCCGTTTTCTCCCGGAAGTGGCCGGTGGCCTCGGCGCCCGGCGGCATGGAGCGGCACGCGCATACGCTGCACACGGCGCTCGCGGCGCGGGGCCACCGCGTCCACGTGTtcacctccccgccgccgcacaccgaggcggcgccgtcgccgtcccccGACGGGCCCCACCTCCACTTCCTGGACGGCGAGCCGGGGCAGTGGCGCTGCGACGAGGCGTGGAAGCTGTACGAGACCGAGGGCGAGAACGACCCCTTCGACGTCATCCACTCGGAGAGCGTGGCCGTGTTCCACCGGTGGGCGCGCGGGGTGGACAACCTGGTGGTCTCCTGGCACGGCATCTCCCTGGAGGCCCTGCACTCGGGCATCTTCCAGGACCTCGCCCGCGGCGAGGACGAGCCCATGTCGCCGGCGCTGAACCAGACCCTCGGCCAGTCCGTGTTCCGCGTGCTCTCCGAGGTGCGCTTCTTCCGGAGCTACGCGCACCAGGTGGCCATCAGCGACTCCACGGGGGAGATGCTGCGCGACGTGTACCAGATCCCGTCCCGACGCGTGCACGTCATCCTCAACGGCGTGGACGAGGCGCAGTTCGAGCCGGACTACACGCTGGGCCGCGCGTTCCGAGAGGAGGTTGGCGTGCCCAGGGGCGCCGACCTGGTGCTCGGCGTGTCGGGGCGGCTGGTCAAGGACAAGGGCCACCCGCTGCTGTACGAGGCCTTCTCCAAGCTTGTGCTCCGCCACCCGAACGTGTACCTGCTCATCGCCGGCAAGGGGCCCTGGGAGAACCGGTACATGGACCTCGGCCGCAACGCCAAGGTTCTCGGCGCCGTGCCGCCGGCGAAGCTCAAGGCGTTCTACAACGCGCTGGACGTGTTCGTGGACCCGACGCTGCGACCGCAGGGGCTGGACCTGACGCTGATGGAGGCGATGCAGTGCGGGAAGCCGGTGGTGGCGACGCGGTTCCCGAGCATCAAGGGCAGCATCGTGGTGGACGGCGAGTTCGGGCACATGTTCGCGCCCAACGCGGAGTCGCTGCTGGAGAGgctggaggcggtggtggcggagggcgcgcgccgcgccgcgcggcgggggcgcgcgtGCCGGGAGTACGCCAGGTCCATGTTCGCGGCCACCAAGATGGCGCTCGCGTACGAGAGGCTCTTCCTCTGCGTCAAGAACGAGACCTTTTGCGCCTACCCCACGGAGTTCGATTGA
- the LOC120676127 gene encoding uncharacterized protein LOC120676127 isoform X1: MLRLRAFRPTSDKVVKIQLHPTHPWLVTADANDRVSVWDWEHRQVIYELKAGGVDERRLVGAKLEKLAEGDDSKGKPTEAIRGGSVKQVSFYDDDVHFWQHWRNCSAAAEAPTAVNQQSSTFSAPAPSTRGRHFVVICCENKVIFLDLVTMRGRDVPKQELDNRSLLCMEFLSRSSSGDAPLVAFGSSDGVIRVLSMLTWKLVRRYTGGHKGAIACLMTYMSAAGEVHLVSGGSDGLLILWSADHIHDSRELVPKISMKAHDGGVVAVELSRVMGSAPQLITIGADKTLAIWDTVTFKEIRRIKPVPKLACHSVASWCHPRAPNLDILTCVKDSHIWAIEHPTYSALTRPLCELSSLVPPQVLAQHKKLRVYCMVAHPLQPHLVATGTNIGIILSEFDPRALPAIAPLPTPTGNKEHSAVYIVERELKLLNFQLSNTANPSLGNAGVASDTGRLRNESIEQLVVKQTKKHISTPAPHDSYSVLSVSSSGKYVAIVWPDIPSFAVYKASDWSVVDSGTGKLFAWDTCRDRYALVESALAPRMPLVVKGGSSKKAKEAAAAAAQAAAAAASAASAATVQVRILLDDGTAHVLQRSIDGRSEPVIGLHGGALLGVTYRTSRRISPLTATAISTVQSMPLSGFGGSGSSFASDDPFSSKEGPPQNFQLYSWETYQPVSGLLAQPEWTVWDQTVEYCAFAYQQYIVISSLRPQFRYLGDVSIPFATGAVWHRRQLFVATPTTIECVFVDAGVAAIDIETKKRKEEMKAREAQSRAVAEHGDLALITVEAPQVTASEKVSLRPPMLQVVRLASFQHAPSIPPFIVPKQSKLDGDDSVFQKELDGRRYSEVAVAGGGVSVAVTRFPPEQKRPIGPLVVVGVRDGVLWLVDRYMCAHALSLSHPGIRCRCLAAYGDPVSAVKWATRLGREHHDDLAQFMLGMGYANEALHLPGISKRLEFDLAMQSNDLKRALACLLTMSNSRDVGQETAAADATDVTQILNLAVAKQAKQESLSDAVQGIVKFVKEFFDLIDAADATGQADIAREVLKRLAAAASVKGALHGQMLRGLALRLANHGELTRLSGLVTNLIAAGHGREAAFAAAVLGDNALMEKAWQDTGMLAEAVLHAQAHGRPSLRNLVIAWNKMLQKELDHTPTVKTDAAAAFLASLEDPKLTSLGETEKKPPIEILPPGMPPLSAPPIVIKKSGTKPGLPNAAQASNGPIGAPMIQGATAPQGTQMVQGAPIAPGAPGAQGVPINQSAAAPAQGTDEAKPSEATAADAATPAAEVAAVPGSEEATAAPGTEEAPAAPVTDAASNTDPAAAPAPAADTNSADAPGVTPVEAATAAPSTEIPEATDKPSSTEASPPPPPPPPAYESVV, encoded by the exons atGCTCCGCCTCCGGGCGTTCCGGCCGACGAGCGACAAGGTCGTGAAGATCCAGCTCCACCCCACCCACCCCTGGCTCGTCACCGCCGACGCCAACGACCGCGTCTCCGTCTGGGACTGGGAGCACCGCCAG GTGATCTATGAACTGAAGGCGGGTGGCGTCGACGAGCGGCGCTTGGTTGGGGCGAAGCTTGAGAAACTCGCCGAGGGAGACG ATTCCAAAGGGAAGCCCACTGAGGCCATCCGAGGGGGAAG TGTAAAGCAGGTTTCCTTTTATGATGACGATGTTCACTTTTGGCAACATTGGCGCAattgctctgctgccgctgagGCCCCAACTGCGGTCAATCAACAATCTTCCACATTCAGTGCACCTGCACCATCAACACGAGGAAGGCACTTTGTTGTCATTTGCTGTGAGAACAAAGTCATATTTTTAGATTTGGTGACTATGAGGGGCCGTGACGTTCCTAAACAGGAGCTTGACAACAGATCACTTCTATG TATGGAGTTCCTCTCTAGGTCATCTTCTGGTGATGCCCCTCTCGTTGCCTTTGGGTCATCTGATGGCGTAATCAGAGTTCTTTCAATGTTAACATGGAAG CTTGTGCGAAGGTATACAGGTGGGCACAAAGGAGCAATAGCTTGCTTAATGACATACATGTCTGCAGCTGGTGAG GTACATTTAGTTTCTGGTGGCAGTGATGGCCTGTTGATATTATGGAGTGCTGATCATATACATGACTCGCGTGAGCTTGTACCCAAGATTAGTATGAAG GCTCATGATGGAGGTGTAGTTGCAGTTGAGCTTTCAAGGGTGATGGGGAGTGCTCCCCAGCTCATTACAATAGGGGCTGATAAAACTTTAGCCATATGGGATACTGTTACTTTCAAG GAAATCAGGCGTATTAAACCAGTACCTAAACTTGCTTGTCATAGTGTTGCATCATGGTGTCATCCCCGTGCACCAAACCTTGATATTCTAACTTGTGTCAAGGACTCTCATATTTG GGCCATAGAGCACCCAACTTATTCTGCTTTAACAAGACCACTCTGCGAATTGTCATCACTAGTTCCTCCCCAGGTCCTTGCACAGCATAAGAAATTGAGG GTTTATTGCATGGTGGCACACCCCTTACAGCCACATCTTGTTGCTACTGGAACTAATATTGGTATCATATTAAGCGAGTTTGATCCAAGAGCACTTCCAGCTATTGCTCCTTTACCGACGCCTACAGGAAACAAGGAGCATTCTGCTGTTTACATAGTTGAAAGAGAACTTAAGCTACTGAATTTCCAATTGTCAAACACAGCAAATCCGTCCCTTGGGAATGCTGGTGTTGCATCTGATACAGGAAGATTAAGGAATGAATCGATAGAACAGTTGGTTGTAAAGCAGACCAAGAAGCATATCAGCACTCCGGCTCCCCACGATTCTTATTCAGTCCTTTCAGTTAGCAGTTCTGGAAA GTATGTTGCAATTGTATGGCCTGATATTCCTTCATTTGCTGTATACAAAGCAAGTGATTGGTCAGTTGTTGATTCAGGCACAGGGAAGCTTTTTGCCTGGGATACCTGTCGAGACAGATATGCTTTAGTGGAGAGTGCATTGGCTCCTAGAATGCCACTAGTTGTGAAAGGCGGTTCTTCTAAAAAGGCAAAAgaagcagctgctgcagcagctcaagcagcagcagcagcagctagtgcAGCTTCTGCTGCAACAGTACAAGTGCGCATCTTATTAGATGATGGAACAGCACATGTTTTGCAGAGATCGATTGATGGTCGTAGTGAGCCG GTTATTGGATTGCATGGTGGTGCTTTGCTTGGTGTCACATACCGTACATCTCGTAGAATCAGTCCGTTGACGGCAACAGCTATCTCAACTGTTCAATCGATGCCCCTATCAGGTTTTGGTGGAAGTGGATCATCTTTTGCTTCTGATGATCCATTTTCTTCTAAAGAAGGGCCTCCACAAAATTTCCAGCTATACAG CTGGGAGACCTATCAGCCTGTAAGCGGCTTACTTGCACAACCTGAGTGGACCGTGTGGGACCAAACTGTTGAGTACTGTGCATTCGCTTATCAGCAGTACATTGTAATTTCTTCCTTGCGACCCCAATTTAGGTACCTTggagatgtttcaattcccttTGCAACTGGTGCCGTTTGGCATCGAAGACAGTTATTTGtggcaacaccaacaacaatcGA GTGTGTCTTTGTTGATGCTGGAGTGGCAGCTATTGACATtgaaacaaaaaagagaaaagaagaaatGAAAGCAAGAGAAGCTCAGAGCCGGGCAGTTGCAGAGCATGGAGATTTGGCTCTCATCACAGTTGAAGCTCCCCAGGTTACTGCTAGTGAAAAAGTATCATTAAGACCACCAATGTTGCAG GTTGTTCGTTTAGCCTCCTTTCAGCACGCTCCATCAATACCACCATTTATAGTGCCAAAGCAATCCAAATTGGATGGAGATGATTCAGTTTTTCAGAAAGAACTGGATGGCAGAAGATATTCTGAAGTTGCTGTTGCTGGAGGAGGGGTGTCTGTTGCAGTAACTCGCTTCCCTCCTGAGCAGAAGAGACCTATTGGACCTCTTGTTGTGGTTGGTGTAAGAGATGGAGTTCTCTGGCTTGTTGACAG GTATATGTGTGCACATGCCTTGTCACTCAGCCATCCTGGTATAAGATGCCGTTGCCTTGCAGCATATGGGGATCCTGTTAGTGCTGTGAAATG GGCAACAAGACTTGGCCGAGAGCATCACGATGACCTGGCTCAGTTTATGCTGGGTATGGGCTATGCCAATGAAGCTCTTCATTTGCCTGGAATATCTAAGAG GTTGGAGTTCGACCTTGCAATGCAGAGCAATGACCTGAAAAGAGCACTCGCTTGTTTATTGACAATGAGCAACAGCCGAGATGTGGGACAAGAAACAGCTGCCGCTGATGCCACTGATGTTACACAGATTCTTAACTTGGCGGTAGCTAAGCAAGCTAAGCAAGAAAGCCTTTCAGACGCTGTGCAGGGAATAGTGAAATTTGTCAAGGAATTTTTTGATCTTATTGACGCAGCAGATGCCACTGGGCAAGCTGATATTGCTCGTGAAGTTCTTAAGAGATTAGCAGCTGCAGCTTCTGTAAAAGGAGCTCTGCATGGACAGATGCTGCGAGGCCTGGCACTCCGTCTTGCAAACCATGGGGAGCTTACTAGATTGTCG GGTTTGGTAACCAATCTGATCGCAGCTGGCCATGGACGTGAAGCAGCATTTGCTGCTGCAGTTCTGGGAGATAATGCCCTAATGGAGAAAGCATGGCAGGACACAGGAATGTTGGCTGAGGCTGTTTTACATGCTCAA GCCCATGGTCGTCCATCATTAAGGAACTTGGTTATAGCATGGAACAAGATGCTACAGAAGGAGCTGGATCACACACCAACAGTAAAAACTGATGCTGCTGCAGCTTTCTTGGCTTCTCTTGAGGATCCGAAACTCACCAGCTTGGGAGAAACTGAGAAAAAGCCTCCCATTGAAATACTTCCTCCTGGGATGCCTCCCTTATCAGCACCTCCGATTGTGATTAAAAAGTCTGGCACAAAACCTGGCCTACCTAATGCAGCACAGGCCTCAAATGGACCTATAGGTGCTCCCATGATTCAGGGTGCCACCGCGCCTCAAGGCACCCAAATGGTTCAGGGCGCTCCCATCGCTCCAGGTGCTCCTGGGGCTCAAGGAGTTCCCATAAATCAAAGTGCTGCTGCTCCAGCGCAGGGAACTGATGAGGCAAAGCCATCGGAAGCTACAGCTGCTGATGCAGCTACCCCAGCTGCAGAAGTTGCAGCAGTCCCCGGCAGTGAGGAAGCTACAGCAGCTCCAGGCACCGAGGAagccccagcagctccagttacAGATGCAGCAAGCAACACTGATCCGGCTGCTGCTCCAGCTCCTGCAGCGGACACCAATAGCGCTGATGCACCTGGTGTTACACCCGTTGAAGCTGCAACTGCTGCCCCCTCAACCGAGATACCCGAGGCAACGGATAAGCCATCGTCAACAGAGGCATccccgccacctccacctccacctccagccTATGAATCTGTTGTATAA